A part of Fusobacterium russii ATCC 25533 genomic DNA contains:
- a CDS encoding alpha/beta hydrolase family protein — protein sequence MQNLQLDSFLEYKFISNLDFNPKGNVFAFTISEANLEKNNYKNSIWTYNLDTKKFRKITQTNKEKNSIWLNDDIILFTSDRNEEIQSKIKLGETWTSFFAIDITNGGEAYEYMQIPLQVSGIKKIDEQNFILSANFDNNSLNINNLKGEEREKAIKKLEENKDYEVLDEIPFWFNGQGFINKKRNRLYHFNLSKSELTAITNEYTNVEQFHIKDNKIIFIAESHREKLETTNFLATYNLENKEFKYLIEDGKYNFSYANFIEDKIILAMSDMKKFGINENHQIYTLDENGLKLLYANDTWLANTVGSDCRFGGGRTFKVLGNKLYFISTLNDSSYLNSLSLNGEHEILSSGEGSVDCFDMLNNNVFYIGLRDYKLQEIYKLKDRFSEKISSFNDKIFENYKISIPEKFIFETNGDKTEGFVIKPVDFQVGKTYPAILDIHGGPKTVYGSVFYHEMQVWANMGYFVFFTNPHGSDGKGNIFADIRGKYGTIDYDDLMNFTDLVLEKYPIDKNRLAVTGGSYGGFMTNWIIGHTNRFKCAASQRSISNWISKFGTTDIGYYFNADQNQSTPWINHDKLWWHSPLKYADNAKTPTLFIHSEEDYRCWVAEGIQMFTALKYHGVEARLCMFRGENHELSRSGKPKHRVRRLEEMTNWFEKYLK from the coding sequence ATGCAAAACTTACAACTGGATTCTTTTTTAGAATATAAATTTATCTCAAATTTAGATTTTAATCCCAAAGGAAATGTATTTGCCTTTACAATTTCTGAGGCTAATTTAGAAAAAAATAACTATAAAAATTCAATCTGGACATATAACTTAGATACAAAAAAATTTAGAAAAATTACTCAAACAAACAAAGAAAAGAATTCTATTTGGCTAAATGATGATATTATTCTTTTTACTTCTGATAGAAATGAAGAAATTCAATCAAAAATAAAGCTAGGAGAAACTTGGACAAGCTTTTTTGCTATTGATATAACTAATGGTGGTGAGGCTTATGAATATATGCAGATTCCTTTACAAGTAAGTGGAATCAAAAAAATTGATGAACAAAATTTTATTTTAAGTGCTAACTTTGATAATAATTCTTTAAATATTAATAATTTGAAAGGTGAAGAGAGAGAAAAAGCAATAAAAAAACTTGAAGAAAATAAAGATTATGAAGTACTGGATGAAATCCCTTTCTGGTTCAATGGACAGGGCTTTATAAATAAAAAAAGAAATAGACTTTATCATTTTAATCTTTCAAAATCTGAATTAACTGCTATTACTAATGAATATACTAATGTTGAGCAATTCCATATAAAAGACAATAAAATAATTTTTATTGCTGAAAGTCATAGAGAAAAATTGGAAACAACTAATTTTCTCGCAACTTATAATTTAGAAAACAAGGAATTTAAATATCTGATTGAAGATGGGAAGTATAATTTCAGCTATGCAAATTTTATAGAGGATAAAATAATTCTAGCTATGTCTGATATGAAAAAATTTGGTATAAATGAAAATCATCAAATCTATACTCTTGATGAAAATGGACTAAAACTTTTATATGCTAATGATACTTGGTTGGCAAACACTGTAGGCAGTGATTGTAGATTTGGTGGAGGTAGAACTTTTAAAGTCCTTGGAAATAAACTTTACTTCATTTCTACACTTAATGACAGCTCTTATCTAAATAGTCTTTCACTAAATGGTGAACATGAAATTTTAAGTAGTGGGGAAGGGTCTGTAGATTGTTTCGATATGCTAAATAACAATGTTTTCTATATTGGACTGAGAGATTATAAATTACAGGAAATTTATAAATTAAAAGATAGATTTTCAGAAAAAATAAGTAGTTTCAATGATAAAATCTTTGAAAATTATAAAATATCTATTCCTGAAAAATTTATTTTTGAAACCAATGGGGATAAAACAGAAGGCTTTGTTATTAAACCTGTTGACTTTCAAGTAGGAAAAACTTATCCTGCTATACTTGATATACACGGTGGTCCAAAAACTGTCTATGGTTCTGTTTTTTATCATGAAATGCAAGTGTGGGCAAATATGGGCTATTTTGTTTTCTTTACTAATCCCCATGGCAGTGACGGGAAGGGAAATATTTTTGCTGATATAAGAGGAAAATATGGAACTATTGATTATGATGACCTTATGAATTTTACAGACTTGGTCTTAGAAAAATATCCTATTGATAAAAATAGACTTGCCGTAACAGGTGGTTCTTATGGCGGCTTTATGACAAACTGGATTATAGGACATACTAACAGATTTAAATGTGCTGCTTCTCAAAGATCTATATCAAATTGGATTTCAAAATTTGGTACAACTGATATAGGATACTATTTCAATGCTGATCAAAATCAGTCTACTCCATGGATAAATCATGATAAACTTTGGTGGCATTCTCCACTTAAATATGCTGACAATGCAAAAACTCCTACTCTTTTTATTCATTCCGAAGAAGATTACAGATGTTGGGTAGCGGAAGGTATACAAATGTTTACCGCTTTAAAATATCATGGTGTTGAAGCTAGACTTTGTATGTTTAGAGGAGAAAATCATGAGCTTTCAAGAAGTGGAAAACCTAAACATAGAGTGAGAAGATTAGAAGAAATGACAAATTGGTTTGAAAAATATTTAAAGTAA